The DNA window CAATAATTATTTTTATATTTATTTTAAAATGTATATATTTGCATAGATTAGTATTTATATCAACTATTTTAATATACACTTAAAACTAAAACATTATGGAACCGATTCAGAAATACATGAGCGTAAAAATAAAATTTTTTATTTTATTTATAGCTTGTATTACCTTTCATGGGGTATATGCTCAATCTTCATATAATGATCGTATTAGTACTGAAAAAATCGGATTGAGGTTAGATATTATAGATGTATATCCAAACCCAAGTATAGACCATCTTATAATACAAATGAACACTAAAGATGTTCCTATAGCAGATCTGCACATAGAACTACACAGTATTATAGGAAATAATATCCTTACAAAAATTGAAAAAATATCTGATAATATATATAAAATAAACACCAAAGATCTTTCCCAAGGATATTACTTTTTGTTTATAAAAAGTAATGATTTAAAAATAAAAAAAACAATAAAGTTTTTAAAAAATTAAAATTGTGTATTTTACTAAAATAATTTTTTAGATTGGGACAATACTATGTGGAACGCAATAAAAATTGGAAATGGATACGATGTCCATAAATTAGAATTAGGTCGTGCTTTCTATCTTGGAGGTGTAAAAATTTCACATACACATGGATGTATAGGACACTCAGATGCAGACGTTTTAATACACTCTCTCTGTGATGCTCTTTTAGGAGCTTTAGGATTAGGAGACATAGGGCATCATTTCCCTGATACCGATATGCAATACAAAAATAAAGAGAGCATCTTTTTTTTGAAAACAGTAGTAAAACTCATACGAGAAAAAAAATTTGAAATCGGAAATATAGATACTATCGTCTGTTTAGAACAGCCAAAAATAAGTCCCTATATACCCGAAATGAAAAAAGCACTTTCAGAAGTAATGCAAATAGAGAGAGAAAATATTTCTATAAAAGCAACTACATCTGAGGGACTCGGTTTCGTAGGGAATAAAGAAGGAGTAGAAGCATATTCGGTCGTTTTGTTATATACATTATAAAAATTTTTTTTACCATAAAACTAAACACAAATCATAAAACAAACATGTCATATTTATTTACATCAGAATCAGTTTCAGAGGGGCATCCAGATAAAATAGCAGATCAAATATCAGACGCTATGGTAGATCATTTTTTAGCTTTTGATCCGCATTCAAAAGTAGCATGTGAGACACTTGTAACAACCGGCCAGGTAGTTTTGGCAGGAGAAATAAAGTCCAATACATATATTGACGTGCAACAAGTTGCCAGAGATGTTATTAATAAAATAGGATACACAAAATCAGAATATCAATTCGATGGAAACTCATGCGGGGTACTTTCTGCCATTCATGAGCAATCCGCAGATATAAACAGAGGGGTTGATAGAGGAAAACCAGAAGAACAAGGAGCAGGTGACCAGGGAATGATGTTCGGCTATGCTACCAACGAAACAGAAAATTATATGCCTCTCCCTCTTGATTTAGCACATAAAATTTTAAAAGAACTTTCTCTTTTACGAAGAGAATACAAAGAAATAAAATATTTACGTCCTGATGCAAAATCACAAGTAACCATAGAATATGCTGACGATAACAGCCCTATACGAATAGACACCATTGTTGTTTCTACACAGCACGATGATTTTGGTAAGGACGAAGATATGCTAAAAAAAATTAAATCAGACATTATCAATATTCTAATCCCAAGAGTAAAAAAATCTCTTCCCGCACATATTCAAAAATTATTTACCGATAAAATAAAATATTTTGTAAACCCAACAGGGAAATTTGTAATTGGAGGACCACACGGAGATACAGGATTAACGGGAAGAAAAATTATCGTAGATACTTACGGAGGAAAAGGAGCACATGGAGGAGGAGCGTTTTCAGGAAAAGACCCCAGTAAAGTAGATCGGTCAGCCGCTTATGCTACCCGACATATAGCCAAAAATTTAGTAGCAGCGGGAGTATGCGACCAAGTACTAGTTCAGGTCTCTTATGCCATAGGAGTAGTAGAACCAATGGGAATTTTTATTGACACCTACGGATCCGCAAAAGTAAACCTCAAAGACAGCGAAATATCTCAAAAAGTAAGTGAAATATTTGATATGCGACCTGGTATTATAGAACAAAGATTAAAACTCAGACAACCAATGTATTCAGAATCTGCTTCTTATGGGCACATGGGAAGAACATCTGAAGTTATCAAAAAAAAATTCACTCGCCCCGGTGAAACCAAAGAAGTAGAAGTAGAACTTTTTACATGGGAAAAATTAGACTATGTAGAAAAAGTAAAATCTTTTTTTAAACTAAAATAGAAATTATATAGCACCATAATGAAAAAAATACGTATATTTGTTTTATTACTATTTTGTGCAAAAAACATATATTCTCAAGATTTTAAATTAGGATTGAAAGCCGGCGCTAACTACTCTTTTATGAGTATTGAAAAAGAAGTAGCTCCCCTTGTAGAAAGCTATAGTACCGGAAACTCTAAATTCGGTTGGCAAGCAGGTATTTTTGGAAGAATAGGAATATTAGGTTTTTTTGTGCAACCAGAAGTATTATATAATAATTATAACGCAGAAGTAGTAATACAAGAAACAGGGCAAAGTAAGACGACCAAAAATTTGTCATATTCACAAATAAACATTCCTCTTATGATAGGGTATAAATTTATCAATATTATAAGAATAAATGTAGGCCCCTCTTTCCATTACAATCTATCTGTAAAGCAAGACGGATCCAATTTAATAGAAAATGTTTCTTCACCAAAAAATTACACAATAGGTTGGGAAGGAGGCATTGGAGTAGATATATGGAGATTTATTTTTGATGCAAGAGTTTCAGGAAGCTTTGATAATTTTAAATTATCTACCCCTCTTACCAATAATTCAAAGTATGAAACAGAAAATAAACTGTACTCCATCAGCGTTTCAGTTGGATATTCTTTTTTTTAAGTATATTAAATAATACATTATATAATTTTTTAACCACTATAAATAAAATGAAATACTTATCTTTCATCACCATATTATTGTTTTTTGGATATGTATCCTTTGGACAAACATCATCACCTGTAGTATTGCAAAATCAAGCATCAAATACTTCAGGACCTTCTATACAATTCTTAGTATCAGAGTATGATTTTAAAGATATTGCAGAAGGAGAACTTGCTAATTGTACTTTTGAATTTGTGAATAATGGAACTGCACCTCTTATTGTCAATGAGGTTCAACCATCTTGTGGATGCACTATTCCCGAATGGAGTAAAGAACCTATTGCTCCAAAAGGAAAAGGAACTATTAAAGCACAGTACAATACAATAAATAGACCTGGTTCTTTTAAAAAAGCCCTTACAGTACTATCTAACAGTGCAAATAGTCCAAATATGATTATCTACATAAAGGGAAATGTGATACCCAAGCCCAAAAACTAACATCAAATCCACTCCGAAAAGTCATTTTTACAGAGATATTAGGGTTTAAAACTATTGATATTCAAACTGTTATAAAACTATAAATGAATCTAAAGTACTTTTTCGGAGTGGACTCATGTTTTTAATGGTATGAAAAATATTTACTTCACAGCGTGGTTCAAAAATACTTTTGTAAGAATAACACTAAGAAACATAACAATAAAACATACATAAATAACTAAAATAAATAAAATGCGAAAAATTGGAATTATAGGTTCAGGAGTAGTTTCCCAAACATTGGGCACAGGATTTTTAAAACATGGCTATCAAGTAATGCTTGGTACAAGAGACAAATCGAAACTTACAAAATGGCTAAAAGACGCAGGAACTAATGCATTCACTGGCTCATTTGCTGATGCAGGTAGGTTTGGTGAAATAATTGTTCTTGCAGTAAAAGGGACAGTGGCAAAAAAAACACTAGACCTTATAGGACAAGAAAATCTTAAAAATAAAACTGTAATTGACACTACCAATCCAATTGTAGATGCGCCTCCAATAAATGGTGTGTTGAAGTTCTTTACCAATTTTGACAAATCATTGATGGAAGAATTACAAGAAATAGTACCTGATGCAAATTTTGTGAAGGCATTTAACAGTGTAGGAAGTGCATTTATGGTAAATCCTTCTTTTGAAAGTAAACCAACTATGTTCATTTGTGGAAATAATGAAAATGCCAAAAAAGAAGTATCAGAAATTGTTGAACAATTCGGTTGGGAAACAGCTGATTTTGGAAAAGTAGAATCTGCAAGAGCCATTGAGCCATTATGTATACTTTGGTGTATTATAGGATTATCTAAAAATGAATGGACTCATGCTTTTAAATTATTAAAAAAATAATCAATTACAAATATTTTGTGTTGATTTTGAAACAATTAATGAACAAAAACTTTTGGGAATAGAATCTTTTTTAATTTTATGAAAAATATTTACTTCACAGCGTGGTTCAAAAATACTTTTTAGTAATAAATATACGAAACATTGCGAATAGTTCAATAAAATGCTAAAATATAAGATCTATTTTTTGTTCAATATTGTTATTATGAGTACTCCAATTACGGCTCATGAAAAAATTGATAGTGTATTTACAGAAGTAATTTCATTAAATAAACAAGAAAGAGAACCTTTTGAAGGAATAGATGTTTCATGGCAAAATGGCAGTGATAGAAGATCTGGTAGTATTTTTAAGAACCTAAAATACTTTACTCCGAGTGTTTTAATAGATTTTAGTTATACACATTCATTTAATAATCCGAATGATAACACCGTAGTCGGCTCTACTGCATTAGCAAGAAATAATGAAATACAGCTTACAGCTTTGCATTTTGGAGGAGATTTTTATTACCATAGAGTAAGGGCAAGAGTCATGACACAATTTGGAACTCGTTCTGTTCTTCTCCCGAGGAATGATTTTAGTGTGTATAAAGGTCAGCATCAACTAGCAAAGATTTATCGTTACATAAGTGAAATATACGTTGGCTATCATATAAACAAATGGTATGGAATAAATATAGATGCGGGACTTTTTGCATCCTATATAGGGCTTAATTCTTATTATAATGCAGAAAATTGGGAATACCAATGTTCTTTTACCGCAGATAATACTCCCTTGTTCTTTAATGGTATACGACTTCAGGTATATCCTACAAAAAATACAAAAGCAGAACTACTTCTAATAAATGGATGGCAAAGCTATGCAAGATTCAATAATATGCCTGGTATTGGAAGTAATATTACATGGATGTCATCTAATAGTAACATGAAACTTCTAACAAATAATTATTATGGAACTGATGCCACAGGAATACCAAGTCGCATTCGTTTTCATTCCGATAATAGTTTTTTATTTCGTTATTATAACAATCCGGAAGCCCGAGGGGTAAGCAAAATGGCTTTTTCTTTTACAGTAGATTTTGGATTTGAAAAAGGAGGAGGAGTAAATGGTTTTGTAGATGGTGATAGTGTAACAGGTCCTGCACAGTACTTTGTAAGTAGTATGTTTTACAATAGAATATGGTTCTTAAAAAATAAGTACGCATGGACACTCGGTGGAGGATTTATAGTAAATCCAGGAAGGTATTTAGTACTACTGCCAACAGGGCAAGCAAGCCCATTACCTAATCCGAATGATCCTACTAAACCAGAAGGGGCTTTTCCTTTTACTGCTAATCCGGGAGATAGTTTTTCTGGATGGGATTGCTCTACAAATTTTGATTATATGCCAAACGATATGATTACTTTTAGAATGGAATTTGTTTATAGAATGGTCAATGTTCCATATTTTGCTGGTGCAGGCGGAGTTACTTCGCAAACGGGATACGTAACATCTGTTCTTGATCCAAATTGGAGACCGGACTTAGTAAAATCAGAAAGCAGAGTTTTATTTGCTGTGCTGTTTAGATTATAACTTTGAATCCACTATGAAAACCAAAACCCTGTTTTAGAAAGATAGAGCGTTTTGAAACTATTGGTAACACATGTGCGAAATCACAATTATGTCAAAAATGATTTTTGGGAATGAACCTGAATAGTTACAATATTTTATCTTTTAAAATTTGAAAATAGATCCATACAAAAACTACTCCAATTTGTAAAACAAATATTAAATATAATTTTGTTCACTTTTAGATAATAAAAAATGTTTACTGAAAAAGAAAGACAGCAAATAGAAGCAAAAGGAATACATATACAAGAAGTAGAGAACCATATACAACGATTTCAGAATAGATTCCCTTTTCCTCTTATAAAATCACCTGTTATATGTTTAAAAATAACTCCCGAACAAGAAGAGTACCATCTTAAAAAATTTTACTCGCTCGTAAAAAAGAAAACCCTTCTAAAATTTGTTCCTGCATCAGGATCTGCTACACGAATGCTAAAAGACCTTTATGAATTTAAAAATATATACTATAAAAAAACAAAAGAAGAAGTAGCACAGATATTCCATCCTGTACAAAAAAGCCCCATAAAAGATTTTTTTAATAACTTTCATCTTTTTCCTTTTTATAAAGATATAGAAGAAATACTCAAAAAAAAAAATGTGTCACTTTCACAACTCTTCGAAAAATATGATTTTATACCCATCATAGATTGTCTCTTACAAGATATTGGGTATGAAAATTATCCAAAAGCACTTATACCATTTCATTCGTATAGAAATAAGAATGGGAGTATCTTGTACACTACCCCGATAGAAGAGCATCTTATAGAAGCAGTTGATTATATGAAAACCCCTCATAACAAAATAATAAAAGTTCATTTTACCGTCTCCGCAGAACACAAAGACACCATTCAGGCATTTGTAAAGCAAAAACAATCCTTCTATGAAAAAAAACTAGATGTGCAATATGAAGTATCTTTTTCTGAGCAAATGCCATCTACTGATACTATAGCCGTAGATGAAAATAATACTCCTTTGCGGGATGAAAATGGGAATCTCATTTTTAGACCATCGGGACACGGTGCTTTACTTCATAACCTTCAGAATGTAGATGCAGATATTGTGTTTATTAAAAATATAGATAATATCGTAAAAGAAGAACTTAAATATGAAACATACAGATACCAAAAAATAATAACAACCATGCTTTTAGAACTTCAATCACAAGTTTTTAAATATATAAAAGCACTCCAAAATACATCCATTCCCAAAGAAAATATTACCAATATTTTTAGTTTTTTAGAAAATGTTATTCATGTAGAAGTGCCCGCCACTATCACATTAGAACCTCTCAAACAGCAAAAAAAATACATACTATCTAAACTGAATCGCCCAATCCGTATTTGTGGAATGGTTAAAAATGAAGGAGAACCCGGAGGTGCTCCGTTTCTCTGTTATGAAAAAGAAAATAACTCTTCTTCTATACAAATAATAGAAAAAGCACAAATAGATGAAAATGATACTTCACAGGTATCTATTTTTAACCAATCTACTCACTTCAATCCTGTCTTTATGGTATGTGCATTAAAAGATTGGAAACATAAAAAATTCTCACTTACTCTTTTTAGAGATGAAAATGCGGGGATCATAACCCAAAAATCTCTCAAAGGAAAAATATCAAAAACATTAGAACTTCCCGGACTGTGGAATGGATCTATGAGTAATTGGACCACCATTTGCATAGAAATACCATCTATAACCTTCGCACCAGTTAAAAAAATTACCGATTTACTTCATAAATATCATCAATAAAAAAATCATATATTGAAAGAAGAACAAAAAACAGTGGCAAAAAGTAGAGTTATAAAAACAGAACTCGTGATGCCTAACGATACAAATGTAATGGGAACACTCTTCGGGGGAAAACTTATGGCATGGATGGATATCGCTGCTGCTATCTCCGCACAAAAACATTCCAATACCCCCGTAGTTACTGCTTCCATTGATAACGTATCTTTTAAAGAACCTATCAAAATAGGAGATACTGTTATTATTACAGCACAAGTAACAAGATCGTTTAATACTTCTATGGAAGTATTTGTAGAGGTTGTAAAAGAAGAATATGTATTCAAAAAAACAAAACAAGTAGCAAATACCGCTTTTTTTACCCTTGTAGCAGTAGACACACAAGGAATGCCTTTCAAAAGCCCGCCAATAATACCCGAAACAGAAATAGAAATAAAAATGTATACTGATGCCCTTAAAAGAAGAGATATGAGGATTGAATCTCATAAAAAAAATAACCAATAAACATATACAAGCTGATAATATTTTTTGGTTTTCTCATAATTATATTTTTACAATCTTAATAGGATGTATACTGCTAAAATACATTGTTCATAAGTTCTCAAATCCGGTTGCAAAAGAAGCCAAATAGTTTTTCTAAGCCCCCTCCATCTCTCTTTCTTGTATTGTATACCTACTCAAAAAAACTCACATACAATAAGACCGTTGTGAAACTAAAACATACACCTTATTTTTATATAAAATTCTCCTAAAGTCTTTAAAATGAGAGATTTATTGCATGTAAAATTATCGTTTCGCAACAGTCTTAATGAGCGTAAATAATCCCAACATTCGAAAGTATTTATTATTTTATGTATTTGTATCACTTTTATATGTTAAAACGAGAAAAAATTGGAACACATACCAAAAATAACCAAAATAAATATTATGTTATTATTTTATTTTTTCACGAGTCTCAATGTTATTAAGAGCGTATTTTTATAATTAATGTATTGTAAAATGATTTTTTACATTAACAAAATTTTATTGCATATATTTCTTTTTCAAAACATTATTTTTATGTATTTGTAATTTTGTAATAAATCTATATAATTTGGTTCGTTTTTGTAGTTATCATACAACAATAAAAAATGTTATTGCATTAAATTATTATGCGTATCATATTTGCTTTTTCATAATTTTATAAATTTATAAAAATGGGGAACGTTCTCATCATCGGTGCAGGTTCTGTTGGCAGGGTAACGGCATACAAATGTGCCTGTAATTCAAATATTTTTCATAAAATAGTAATAGCAAGTAAAACAAAAACTAAATGCGATACTATTGCATCTTTTATTCAAAGGAAATTAGGAATAAAAGTATATACAGCATCATTAGATGCAGAAAAAATAGAAGACACTCTATTCTTGATTCATACATTTCAAATAGATATTGTGATAAATGTAGCTCTCCCATACCAAGATCTTTTCATAATGGAAGCGTGCCTACATTCGAAAGTTCCTTACATAGACACAGCTAACTATGAACCCAAAGATGAAGCACATTATCAATATAAATGGCAATGGGATTATGATGCAAAATTTCGAAAATCTGGTGTTATGGCTGTCTTAGGAGCAGGATTCGACCCTGGAGCAACAAATATCTTTACCGCGTATGCTGCAAAACATTATTTTGATGAAATACATTGTTTAGATATTATTGATTGTAATGCAGGAAACCATGGAAAGGTTTTTGCTACCAACTTTAATCCTGAAATAAATATCAGAGAAATAACACAAAAAGGAAAATTTTATGAAAATGGGAAATGGCATTTTACAAAACCTCACGAGATAAAAAAAGAAATATTCTATCCCGAAATAGGAGTTCGTTCTTCGTATCTCATTTTTCATGAAGAATTAGAATCCTTAGTAAAACACTTCCCTACTCTCAAAAGAGCAAGATTTTGGATGACCTTTAGTGAAGAATATCTCAATTATTTACGAGTCATAACTAATATAGGAATGGCAAGCATAGAACCTATATCTTACAACGGAGTAGATATTGTTCCTCTTCAATTTTTAAAAGCAGTATTACCAAATCCCGGCGACCTTGCAGAAAATTATACGGGATTTACTTCTATTGGATGCAAAATAAGAGGGATAAAAGACGAACAAGAAAAAACTTACTTCATCTATAATAATTGCTCGCATACCGAAGCATATAAAGAAACAGAATCTCAAGCCATCTCTTATACCGCGGGAGTGCCTCCCGTTATTGCTGCAATGCTCGTTTTACAAAAAAAATGGAAAGGAAAAGGAGTATTTAACGTAGAGCAGTTAGAACCCGATTTTTTTATGCAGGAAATGAGCAAACAAGGGTTACCCTGGAAAGAAGAATTTGACCTCCCATTAAACATGGATTAACAATAAAACAATATGGAAAATAATAACGAAAAAGAAAAAATACTAAAAGATATCATATCTCACGCAAAAGAATACGGTTTTGTGTATCCATCAAGCGAAATATACGACGGACTACAAGCAGTTTATGACTACGGCTTATACGGAGTGGAATTAAAAAACAATATCAAGAAAGCATGGTGGGAAAGTATGACCCTACTCCATCAAAATATTGTGGGAATAGACGCTTCTATATTTATGCATCCTACTACTTGGAAAGCTTCGGGGCACGTGGATAGTTTTAACGATCCGATGATTGATAACAAAGATAGTAAAAAACGATACCGTGTTGATGTATTATTAGAAGACAAGGCAGCAGAAATAGAACTAAACGGAGATGCTGAGGAAGCAAAAAAACTTCTCCAAGAAACAGCAACATTACTGGAAAAAGAAGATTTTAAAGCATTACGAGAACTCATAATAAAACATAACATTGTATGCCCCTTATCAAAAACAATGAATTGGACAGAAGCAAAACAATTTAACCTTATGTTTTCTACACAGATTGGGTCTGTTGCAGAAGAATCCGAAACCATCTATCTCAGACCAGAAACAGCACAGGGTATTTTTGTAAATTTTTTAAATATTCAAAAAACAGGAAGAATGAAAATACCATTTGGAATCGCACAGATAGGAAAAGCATTTAGAAATGAAATAGTAGCAAGACAATTTATCTTTAGAATGCGTGAATTTGAGCAGATGGAAATGCAATTTTTTATCCGACCGGGAGAAGAAATGAAATGGTTTGAATATTGGAAAACAATACGAACACAATGGCATAAAGCAATTGGAATCCCTGCCCACACCCTCAAAATAAAAAAACACGAAAAATTAGCACATTATGCTAATGCCGCTGTAGATATAGAGTATCAATTTCCTTTTGGATATAAAGAAATAGAAGGAATCCACAGCAGAACTGACTTTGACCTCAAAAATCACCAAGCATTTTCTCAAAAAAAACAACAATATTTTGACCCCGAAATCAATCAATCTTATATTCCGTATGTAATAGAGACCTCAGTAGGAGCGGATAGATGCTTTTTAGCCGTACTCTGCAATGCTTACACGGAAGAAATCACAGAACAAAATGGGGAAACAAAAACAAGGTTCTTTCTCAAACTGCATCCCGCACTTGCCCCTATCAAAGCAGCCATTTTTCCTCTCGTCAAAAAAGACGGTCTCCCTGAAAAAGCAAAAGAAATCTTTGAATCTCTCCGATATGATTGTAAAGTTATCTATGAAGAACAACAATCCATCGGCAAAAGATACGCACGGCAAGACCTTATAGGGACACCTTTCTGCATCGCTGTAGATTATGAAACTCTGCAAAATGATACTGTAACTATCCGAGATAGAGATACCTGTAAGCAAGAAAGAATCCCTATATCTGCCCTGAAAGAACTCATTATCAAAGAAGTTTCTATGAAAAGGATATTAGAAAATATCGAAAAAGTATAAAAACGAAATATTAGAACCCGCAGGTCCAACTCTCTGAACAAAAAAAAGAGTATCTGAAAAGGTGTTTTTGATACACTTATAGTTTTGGAACTATTTGATTATCAATAGGTTTAAAATTTAATAATTGTATAGAAAGGAATTTTCGGATACTCTCATATTATGTTTTTCCATATTTTATGGTTTATTAATACTCTTTATACCCACTCTTGGCTTTTGAATAGTGGTAGTATAGTAAAAAAATTGTTGCTTCTGATAATCAATGACTTATAATCTTAGAAATGGATACTTCCCATCTTATTTTAAAAAAATATTTTTACCGTGACTATTATTTACTATTAATTAGAATTATCTCCTAAAGAATTATTTTTTTTTTCTATATTTTGGATTCTTTTGTCTATTTCGGGGAGTTTTTGAAAGAGTGTAAATGATTTTATATATGGTATCTTCTCCATTGCAGGGCTTCCAAAGAGAATCATACTTTCTTTTTTAGGTGAGCGGGCTATTCCTGATTGTGCGGAAATCTGTGTTTTATGAGGTATTTTTAAAGCATTGGCAATACCTACTTGTCCCCCAATAATGCAATATTCTCCTACTTTAGTAGATCCTGATATTCCTGTTTGAGCAGATATTGCTGTGTGCTTTCCTATTTCTACATTATGCCCTACTTGTATAAGATTATCGAGTTTTACGCCTTCTTTTATGATGGTTGCTTCCATGGTGGCTCTATCTATTGTGGTATTAGCACCTATTTCTACATTATTTTCTATAATAACAATACCTATTTGTGGTATTTTTTCATATTCTCCGTTTTTATGAGTATTGTATCCAAACCCATCTGCTCCAATAACAGCCCCCGCATGGATAACACAAAAACTTCCTATTTTGCATCCGTAATAAATTTTTACACCGGGGTGTATAATAGTGTTATTTCCAATAATAACATTATTTCCAATATATGTCTGTGGATATAATTGCACGTTATCTCCGATTTGCACATTATCTCCGATGTAAGAAAAAGCTCCGATGTAAGCATTGTTTCCTATAATGACATTACTTCCTTTGTGAATAGGGTTTTCTATACCTGTTTTTTGACGAAGTATTTTTTTTTCGTATTCTTTCAAAAGAATAGAAAAAGCTGAGCGAGGATCTTCCACATAGAGAAGCGTTACAGGTATTTCGTTTTTTGGGATAAATCCGTTTTTTACTATTACGGCACTTGCTTGAGAGGTATATAAAAAATGTTCGTATTTTTCTGTTAAAAAAGATATAGAACCTGCTTCTGCATTTTCTATTCCCGAAGGGTTAAAAATTTCTCTGTTTTGGTCCCCTACAACTATTCCATTGAGCATTTGTGCTATTTCTTTTACTGTAAATATCATAGAGTGTTTTGAAAAGATGTTTATATGTTTTTTTTAAAATCAATATTCTGTATTTTCCATTTTAATTTATATTTTTTGAGGACAATATACACAATGAGTTTTCCTTCTGGATACGAGTATTGTCCGATGGAGTATATTAATCCATTTTGTGATTGTCCCTTATGAATAAATTCAAAATCCGTTGGAGGATGCTTTTTAAATATGTTTTTTATTTCTTGAATGGCTGTTTGTTTAGGAATAATTTCTTTTTCCTTATGGAAAGAAAATTTAACGGATGTGTGCAAGTATTTCTGTAATTCTTCTATACTTGCGTTTTTTATTGCGTTTTTTATGTTTTGTAATGTCTGTGTTTCTGTTAGAGCAAGAGAAGAAAAGAGTATATAGCTACAGAGTAAGTATGTTAGAGAAGTAGTCATTTTATTTTTTTATAGAAAAAGATTCTGATAGGATTTTTTGCAAA is part of the Chitinophagaceae bacterium genome and encodes:
- a CDS encoding DUF4301 family protein, with amino-acid sequence MFTEKERQQIEAKGIHIQEVENHIQRFQNRFPFPLIKSPVICLKITPEQEEYHLKKFYSLVKKKTLLKFVPASGSATRMLKDLYEFKNIYYKKTKEEVAQIFHPVQKSPIKDFFNNFHLFPFYKDIEEILKKKNVSLSQLFEKYDFIPIIDCLLQDIGYENYPKALIPFHSYRNKNGSILYTTPIEEHLIEAVDYMKTPHNKIIKVHFTVSAEHKDTIQAFVKQKQSFYEKKLDVQYEVSFSEQMPSTDTIAVDENNTPLRDENGNLIFRPSGHGALLHNLQNVDADIVFIKNIDNIVKEELKYETYRYQKIITTMLLELQSQVFKYIKALQNTSIPKENITNIFSFLENVIHVEVPATITLEPLKQQKKYILSKLNRPIRICGMVKNEGEPGGAPFLCYEKENNSSSIQIIEKAQIDENDTSQVSIFNQSTHFNPVFMVCALKDWKHKKFSLTLFRDENAGIITQKSLKGKISKTLELPGLWNGSMSNWTTICIEIPSITFAPVKKITDLLHKYHQ
- a CDS encoding acyl-CoA thioesterase, producing the protein MAKSRVIKTELVMPNDTNVMGTLFGGKLMAWMDIAAAISAQKHSNTPVVTASIDNVSFKEPIKIGDTVIITAQVTRSFNTSMEVFVEVVKEEYVFKKTKQVANTAFFTLVAVDTQGMPFKSPPIIPETEIEIKMYTDALKRRDMRIESHKKNNQ
- a CDS encoding saccharopine dehydrogenase family protein, yielding MGNVLIIGAGSVGRVTAYKCACNSNIFHKIVIASKTKTKCDTIASFIQRKLGIKVYTASLDAEKIEDTLFLIHTFQIDIVINVALPYQDLFIMEACLHSKVPYIDTANYEPKDEAHYQYKWQWDYDAKFRKSGVMAVLGAGFDPGATNIFTAYAAKHYFDEIHCLDIIDCNAGNHGKVFATNFNPEINIREITQKGKFYENGKWHFTKPHEIKKEIFYPEIGVRSSYLIFHEELESLVKHFPTLKRARFWMTFSEEYLNYLRVITNIGMASIEPISYNGVDIVPLQFLKAVLPNPGDLAENYTGFTSIGCKIRGIKDEQEKTYFIYNNCSHTEAYKETESQAISYTAGVPPVIAAMLVLQKKWKGKGVFNVEQLEPDFFMQEMSKQGLPWKEEFDLPLNMD
- a CDS encoding glycine--tRNA ligase, with the translated sequence MENNNEKEKILKDIISHAKEYGFVYPSSEIYDGLQAVYDYGLYGVELKNNIKKAWWESMTLLHQNIVGIDASIFMHPTTWKASGHVDSFNDPMIDNKDSKKRYRVDVLLEDKAAEIELNGDAEEAKKLLQETATLLEKEDFKALRELIIKHNIVCPLSKTMNWTEAKQFNLMFSTQIGSVAEESETIYLRPETAQGIFVNFLNIQKTGRMKIPFGIAQIGKAFRNEIVARQFIFRMREFEQMEMQFFIRPGEEMKWFEYWKTIRTQWHKAIGIPAHTLKIKKHEKLAHYANAAVDIEYQFPFGYKEIEGIHSRTDFDLKNHQAFSQKKQQYFDPEINQSYIPYVIETSVGADRCFLAVLCNAYTEEITEQNGETKTRFFLKLHPALAPIKAAIFPLVKKDGLPEKAKEIFESLRYDCKVIYEEQQSIGKRYARQDLIGTPFCIAVDYETLQNDTVTIRDRDTCKQERIPISALKELIIKEVSMKRILENIEKV
- the lpxD gene encoding UDP-3-O-(3-hydroxymyristoyl)glucosamine N-acyltransferase, which translates into the protein MIFTVKEIAQMLNGIVVGDQNREIFNPSGIENAEAGSISFLTEKYEHFLYTSQASAVIVKNGFIPKNEIPVTLLYVEDPRSAFSILLKEYEKKILRQKTGIENPIHKGSNVIIGNNAYIGAFSYIGDNVQIGDNVQLYPQTYIGNNVIIGNNTIIHPGVKIYYGCKIGSFCVIHAGAVIGADGFGYNTHKNGEYEKIPQIGIVIIENNVEIGANTTIDRATMEATIIKEGVKLDNLIQVGHNVEIGKHTAISAQTGISGSTKVGEYCIIGGQVGIANALKIPHKTQISAQSGIARSPKKESMILFGSPAMEKIPYIKSFTLFQKLPEIDKRIQNIEKKNNSLGDNSN
- a CDS encoding DUF4783 domain-containing protein encodes the protein MTTSLTYLLCSYILFSSLALTETQTLQNIKNAIKNASIEELQKYLHTSVKFSFHKEKEIIPKQTAIQEIKNIFKKHPPTDFEFIHKGQSQNGLIYSIGQYSYPEGKLIVYIVLKKYKLKWKIQNIDFKKNI